A genomic segment from Bubalus bubalis isolate 160015118507 breed Murrah chromosome 5, NDDB_SH_1, whole genome shotgun sequence encodes:
- the NUDT8 gene encoding nucleoside diphosphate-linked moiety X motif 8: MLPDCLSAEGEQRCRRLLAGATARLRARPAAAAVLVPLCSVRGVPALLYTLRSSRLAGRHKGDVSFPGGKCDPADRDVVHTALRETQEELGMAVPEEQVWGVLRPVHDREKVTVVPVLAGVGPVDPQSLRPNPEEVDEVFALPLAHLLQEQNQGYTHFCRGGHFQYTLPVFLHGPHRVWGLTAVITEFTLKLLAPGVYQPRLAGPELPRG; encoded by the exons ATGCTGCCCGACTGCCTGTCGGCGGAGGGCGAACAGCGCTGCCGGCGGTTGCTGGCGGGAGCCACGGCCCGGCTGCGCGCGCGGCCTGCGGCGGCCGCGGTCCTCGTACCGCTGTGCTCGGTGCGCGGGGTCCCGGCGCTACTCTACACGCTGCGGTCCAGCCGCCTGGCCGGGAGGCACAAGGGTGACGTCAG tttcccaggtggcaagtGTGACCCCGCTGACCGGGACGTGGTGCACACGGCCCTGAGGGAGACGCAGGAGGAGCTGGGCATGGCTGTGCCCGAGGAGCAGGTGTGGGGAGTCCTGCGGCCCGTGCACGACCGG GAAAAGGTCACAGTGGTGCCAGTGCTGGCTGGCGTGGGCCCGGTGGATCCCCAGAGCCTCAGGCCCAACCCTGAGGAG GTGGATGAAGTGTTCGCCCTACCCCTGGCCCATCTGCTGCAGGAGCAGAACCAAGGTTACACCCACTTCTGCCGTGGTGGCCACTTCCAGTACACGCTGCCCGTATTCCTGCACGGGCCACACCGGGTCTGGGGGCTCACAGCCGTCATCACTGAGTTCACCCTGAAGCTGCTGGCCCCTGGCGTCTACCAGCCCCGCCTGGCTGGCCCGGAGCTGCCCCGGGGCTGA